In the genome of Candidatus Electrothrix rattekaaiensis, the window GTTCGTTTCTGGAGTTGCGTTATGGCTTGTCGCGACCTTAATTGTTTTGTTGGTTATCTGCGGCCTGCTTTTACTTGCTCTTTTTCCAATACTCCAACGGGTAAGCAAGCATCTGTCCAATTTTTTTTCCATTAGCGGCAAAAGGGGTGGAAGAAGAGAAAAGCTTGTCAAGCTTCTCCGTGATACCTCCATCTCGTTACAGAATGCAGCTCAACAAGGCATTATAGGTCGGGTATTGGTTCTTTCGTTGGGGGTACGCATTGCCAAATATCTCGGATTGTACCTCCTGTTCTGCGGGGTGGTTTCGGGCTCTTTTTCAGACATAACTCAAGATGTTATTCATGTTGTCACTGCCCTGATTAGTGCTGAAGCCAGTGCTGGCCTACCTATACCAACCTTCATGAGTTTTGGCACCTATGAGGCAGGCGGCACCTTGGCTCTCGTTGCCCTAGGAGCCAGCAAGGCGAGTTCTGTTGTGGTGATGCTTGCTTTACATATCTGGAGCCAATGTATTGACTATGCCTTTGGTATCGGGGCTACAATCCTTTTCACCTTATCGGTCATTAATCGGGAAGATATCTTTAAAAAAGCGAGAAACGATAAAATAAGACAATGGAAAATACTTTTTTGTGCGCTCGTTATGCTTTTTTTCGGGCTCTTTTTTTTGGGAGTTCAGCTCTGGAAGACACATAAGACCGGCTGGGTTCATCCACCAAGTCCTGGTAAGGGCATCTCGGTACCGAGTAATGCTGAGCAAAGAACAAATCCTGTTTTTGATAACCTGCACGGCTTTGTCATCTGGAGCAGTAACAGATTCGGTAATCATGATTTGGTCATGCTAACCCTGCCGGAATTAAAGCTGACCCGCTTGACAACAGACCCGCACACAGAGTACTTTCCACGGATTTCACCGGATGGCGACAAAGTCCTTTTTTGCCGTTCTCAGGAACCTTGGGTATCTCAAAGAAATAAATTTGCTTGGGACACCTGGATCTTGGATCTGGCAACCGGTACGACCCGGTTAGTAGCCAAAAATGCAAATACGCCTACATGGTCTACTGAGGGTGAAAAGGTGTATTTTGTCCGCCAAGCAAACCAGTTTGTGGAATATACCCTTGCCAATCAAAAAGAAATTGTGGTATTTGAAACAGGGGAGAATCATTCGCTGAATGATTCGATTCAACTTGAGACCCCTGCCTGGAGTAAAACCAAGCAAGCCTTGGCTGTGACGCTCCGGGGTGGAGCAAGGGGAACCTTTATTATCAATAAAGACAAATCGATCCAACAGATAGGCAGAGGGTGTCAATTAAACTGGCCCCCTGATTCTTCGTTTCTCTATCTGGTTGATCATCAAAAGACAGGCGGCAACGCTTTTTTTATGGTTGATCAGGAAACTCTGGAGAAAAAACTTTGGTTCGATGCTCCGGGTGCATTCAGTCATGAGTATTTCCCGAAAATTTCAAATACAGGCGACATGCTGGTTTTCGGTGCGAGCACCGGAGGTCATGAGCATGATAGAGCAGATTATGAAATTTTTCTCTGGCCCATCGGAACACCTATGGGTAATACCGCCCGCCTGAGTTTTCATACCGGTAATGATAACTGGCCGGATATTTATTTGTATTAATTAACCCTCCTTGAGCTAAGGAAATAAAACGTGAAATTATCTATTGTTATCCCCATCTATAACGAAGAAGAAAATATCAACCTCCTCTACGACGAGTTAAAAGGTGTACTCAAAACCATAGAGCATGAGCACGAGATCATCTTTGTAGATGATGGTTCAAGCGACGCAAGTTTGTCCCTGCTGGAAAAAATACAGCAGCAGGATAAAACCGTCGTGGTGGTTTCCTTTCGCCGCAACTTCGGCCAGACTGCGGCCATGTCTGCGGGTTTTGACTACGCCACCGGTGATGTGATCGTCACCATGGACGGGGATATGCAGAACGATCCCCATGATATCCCCATATTCCTGAAAAAAATGGAAGAGGGATATGAGCTAGTCAGCGGCTGGCGTCATGATCGCCAAGACCCTTTTCTTAATCGTCGCTTGCCCTCGATGATCGCCAACAAGATTATCTCCGTGGTCACAGGCGTCCATCTGCACGACTACGGATGCACTCTGAAAACCTTTAGAAAAGAGATCACCCAGGGGATTCGGCTCTACGGAGAAATGCACCGCTTTATTCCGGCCATTGCCAGCGGTGTGGGCGGTAAAATTACCGAGGTTAAGGCAAATCACCGTCCCAGGCGTTTCGGCACCTCAAAGTACGGCATTTCCAGAACCCTCCGTGTCGTTCTTGACTTGATGACCGTCAAATTCCTGCTCAGTTATGCAACCCGACCTATTCACGTTTTCGGTACACTTGGCCTTGTCAGTGGTGGTTTAGGTTTTCTTATCGCCCTAATAATGACTGTTCAGCGGATGTTTTTTGACGTTCCAATGGGCAATAGACCTCTCCTCCTCTTGGCGATCTTGTTAATCCTCATGGGCATGCAGTTTATTTACATGGGCCTGCTGGGCGAGCTTCAGGTCAGAACCTACCATGAATCGCAAAAAAAACCGATTTATGTGGTACGTAGGGTGCTCGGTCGCCAAGATCAGGAAGAGCAAGCCGGTTGATGAAGAATGACCGGACCCCGGCGGTCAATATTGTTATTCCGAACTGGAACGGCCTGCGCTTCCTGCCCGCCTGTTTGTCTTCAATAGAGCAGCAGCAACAGGACGTTGTTGCTCTGGAAGTTACTGTTGTTGATAATGGGTCTCATGATGGCTCTCTGGAATATTTACGCGAGAATCATCCGCAGGTTCAAATCATCGTGTTGCCAGAAAATAGAGGTTTCAGTGCGGCAGTGAATCAGGGTATCCTGAGCAGCACCGCTCCTTTTGTTTTTTTGCTGAATAATGATACGGAGTTGGACTCGACCTGTTTGTCTCAGCTGATGCAGGTGGCAGAAGAACAAAAAGAATTTGATTTTTTTTCGCCCAAAATGCTCAGTTTCCATGAACGTACAATATTGGATGGGGCAGGGGACGGGTATCTGCGCGGTGGGGCAGGGTATCGTTTAGGGACAATGGAACTGGATGATCCGGCGTATAACCAAGCAGGCCCCATTTTTGGTGCCTGTGCTGGTGCTGTTTTGTATCGACGCTCGCTGTTTGATCACATAGGCCTGTTTGACGAAGACTTTTTTGCCTACCTTGAAGATGTTGACCTGAATCTGCGTATCAATCATTCAGGTAGAAAAGGGTATTACGTACCAACGGCCAAGGTTTATCATATTGGCAGTGCCTCCAGCGGTTCCAAGATCAACCCCTTTACGATTCGCCTCTCTACCCGTAATTCTTTCTATGTGCTGCTGAAAAATTATCCGACGCGCCTTTTTTTACGCCTTTTGCCAGTTATTTTGATTTACCAGTTTTTCTGGCTGTTTTTTGTTATGAAGAAGGGGCAGGTTCCGGCCTATTTGCAAGGGATGGGGCAAACTGTAGTCGGCATGAGGGGAATGCGAAGAAAACGCAAGGAAACAGAAAAATATGATGTTTTGAATAACGAGGAATTTGCTGCTTGCTTATCTCTAGCAGAAAAAGCAGTTTTGGAGTCCATTATGCGGAGACGAAGGGCAGAAGGAAAGAAGAATTGGTTACTGGACCTCTATCGAGTTTTTTTTTGCAGGAATTAAGTTGGGTCCACCGCTCCTATGTCTGAAATTGCCGTCATCATTGTCACCCACAACTCTCAAGATGTTCTGCCTCGTTGTTTGGATGCTCTTAGCCAGCAAACGATCCCGACTGATATTATCTTGGTAGATTCTGGTTCCAAGGATATTTCATATCTGGATACCTACAGGAAGAAGCCCGGAATCAGGATTATTCTTGGGGAAAATATAGGATTTAGCCGAGCTAATAATAGAGGTTATCGAGCGGTCTCTCAGGCAGCAGACTTTATCCTTTTTCTCAATCCAGACGCTTTTCTCACAGAAAATACCCTTGAAAAATCTATCTCCTTTCTTCAAGAAAACGAAAAAATAGGATGCGTGGGTGCTAGGCTGCTGGGTTTTAACAAAAACAGCGGGCTTCCCACAAATCTTCTCGATTCCACAGGGGTCTTCAGAAAATGGTATGGTTGCTGGTATGATCGAAGTCAGGGAGAAAAGGATAGAGGGCAATATCCGATCCCGGAAGATGTCCCGGCCCTTTGCGGGGCCTTTCTTTTTTGTCGTCAGTTTATGCTGGATCAGCTTGCATTAGGCCAAGGCCAGAGCAACGGTACCGCAATATTTGACCCAGATTTTTTTTTATATAAGGAAGATATTGAACTTTGCCTCCGGATCAAAAAGGCGGGCTGGAGGATTGTTTACCATCCAGAAATACAGGTTTACCATTGCAGAGGATGGCAGAAAAAGCGACAGCAGATTGCCTATCAGCAGCGATTGACAGCGGCAAAAAGTGAACTGCTGCTGTACAAAAAGCATCCTTCTTTGTATATAGTCTGGGCTTGGTCCAAGTATCTGCTGGTACGATGGCTAAAAATATAGCTGCTATAAATTGATGAATAAAACTCCGACTGTCTCGTTAATCATACCAACCTTGAATGGTGAGTGCTGGCTTGATGACCTGCTCTCCGCCTTAGAACAACAGACTCTTGTACCTGACGAAATCCTACTGATTGATTCGGGGTCGACCGATGGTACTCTAGCCATCGCAAAACGGTATATGAGCAAGCATTCCTTTGTTCGCCTTCATGAAATTAAGCAAGAAGACTTTGATCATGGAGGAACTCGCACAATGGCGGCTCGGAAGACAGCTGGGGATATCTTGTTGTTCATGACTCAGGATGCTGTTCCATCGGATAACAAGGCAGTTGAGCTGCTGGTCCGTTCATTCGGGAGCAATGAAAAGATTGCCGCTGCCTACGGGAGACAACTTCCTGCACAAGATGCGAGTTTTTTCAGTGAACACCTGCGCCGTTTTAATTATCCGGATAAACCACAATTACGCTGCCAGCAGGATTGGGAATTCTACGGTTTTAAGACTGTTTTTATTTCCAATTCGTTTGCTGCTTGGCGCCGTGACCTACTGGAGGAACAGAGGTATTTCCCTGAACACTTACTTTTTGGAGAGGATACTGTAACACTGGCAAAAATGCTCAAAAAAGGATATTATGTATCCTATGTGAGTGAGGCTGCTGTACGTCATTCTCATAATTATTCAATCACTCAGGATTTCAAAAGATATTTTGATATTGGAGTCCTACATGAGACACAGGCAAAGCACCTTTTGCGAAACGGAGGGCCTGCCGGAGCTGGCAGAAAGTATGTCCTGTCGGAATTGGCTATGATAGCCGAGAGAAAAAAATATTATTTGCTTCCAGAAGCTTTTCTTCGTAACCTTTGTAAATTTATTGCCTATAAGGCAGGCAGAAGGTTCAATATGCTTCCTGGTCATTGTCCGGCTCGTTTCAGCATGAATCCAGGCTGGTGGCACTGACCCCTCTTGATTATGGCCCCTGCTTTATCCTGGAATCTGCGCCAACGCAGCTCGGTTATTTATAAATTGCTCCATATCCTTGACTGCTCTTTGGTCTGTGGCTATCTATGGTTGCTCGTTTTCTTATATAAGGTTCCCTGGAGTCGCTATTATACGTGGTTGGAACTTGTTGTTCTCGTCCTCTCCTTTATTTGTTTTCAATATCTTCAGATGTACCGTTCCTGGCGAGGCTGGAGACTCTATCTTGAGTTTTTTGTTATCCTCAAAGCTTGGGCAGCTGTTATCGGTTTCTTACTTTTTTATTTCTTTATTCTAAAGGTGTCTGAGGGATATTCCAGAGCAGTTTTTCTCCTGTGGTCATTAACCACTCCTTTTTTGATTTTTCTCTCTCATCTTATTGTTCGTCAACTCTTGCGCTATTATCGAACGCAGGGGAAAAATATTCGTCATGCCATAATTATCGGTGCCGGTGATCTTGGATTGAAAATGGCCCAGCAGCTGGAGACAATCCCCTGGGCTGGTATTGAAATTACTGGTTTTTTTGACGATAAGCTCCAAGATAATTCTTTAAAAATTAACGACAAGCCACTGCTGGGCCGGATTGATGATGTCCAAGAATATCTTATTCACAATGATATTGACTATATTTATATAGCTCTCCCCATGCGGGCTGAACTGAAGATTTTTTGGCTTTTACGGGAATGCCGGGATCTTGGAGCCCAAATTTTTTTAGTACCTGATCTGTATATTTTCGGCTTGCATCATGCAGAAATTCAGTCAGTCGGAGACATGCTCGTTCTGAATTTTAATCCCGCTTCAGGATGGAAAAGAACTTTTGATGTCATCTTTTCATTGTGCATCCTCTTATTGAGCAGTCCTCTTATGCTCATAGTTATGTTATTTATTAAACTCGACAGCAAGGGACCAATTTTTTATCGACATCGACGTATCACGGCTACGGGGAGAGAATTTGGATGTCTGAAATTCCGAACCATGATCGTTGATGCAGATAAAAAGTTGCATGAAATTTTAGAAAAGGATCCGGCCCTTGCTGAAGAGTGGAGCAAAAATTTCAAGCTAAAACGTGATCCAAGGATTACGAGGGTAGGGCGCTTTCTTCGAAAAACCAGCCTGGATGAGTTTCCTCAATTTTTCAATGTGCTGAAAGGAGAAATGAGTGTGGTCGGGGCACGTCCTATTGTAGGTCGAGAATTAAAGGAATATTACAAAGGGAACGGTGAACAGAGTGCTGGCCGTTATGTTTCAATGAAACCGGGGATTACTGGACCTTGGCAGGTAACCGATCGAAGTGATGTAGGGAATTACAAAGAAAGGGTGGAGCTTGATGATTGGTATGTGCTTAATTATTCGCTTGTATGCGATCTGAAAATCATTGTCAAGACGGTGCGCTGTATGTTCACTGGTAAAGGGGCATATTAGGCTGGATCAGTCGGAGAAGCTACAATACAACGCACAATTTTATCGTCCCAGTCAAATTGTAAATGCTTATCTGCGAGTTTTTGCTCTGCGATGATTTGGTGCAGTTGACTTTTAGGATTATCAGTGATTGCCTCTAATTTTTCTTTCCATCCCTCCGCATCAGAAAGGGGAAGCAAAGAGGATTGCGGTAATATTTCCTTATGTTCTGGAATATCACTGGCAAGAACCGGAGTTTTTGTTGCTAGGGCTTCCAAGACTGCATTGGGAGCCCCTTCATGCAAGGAAGGCATGAGCAACAGGTCAATTCCGGGCCAGATTTGTTCCGACGGCACCCAACCTTTGAACAGAACTCGATCCGAGATATTTTCTTTTTTCACCAAATTTCTCAGGAAATTTTCGTCTGGACCAGTACCGTAAAGGTAAAGATAAATTTTTTCATCTCTCATTTTTCTCCATATATTAAGAAGAAAATACTGATTTTTCCGTTTTTCCAGTACTCCGACACACGCCATACGCAATGGAGCTTGTTTTTTTTCTGCTTCTTTCTTGAAGTGAGGAAAAAAAGGAATTTCATTGCGTAACAAACCTGCTGATTTTGGTCTGAGTATTCTATGCCGACCTTTCACTGTATCTGTCAGATTCTGCGACACACCGTACATATTCGTCCCGACAACGCCTAATCCTTCCAAAATATATTCAATTTTAATCAGCAAATGACGTCTTTTTTTAATTTGATGATTTTTAATCGTATCTGCACGGAGGAAGAGGGCGAGAGGGATTTGTTTAACCAATCTGACAGGTTGTAATAAAAGGGAGTAGGTGTAGCCGAAGGCAAACAATTGATCAACTGAATTCCTGAAGCCAATAGAGAGAAGCAGGAGGGGAGAGAGCAGATGAAAGACTGCCCAAAAGACATATCCTGAAGTTTTTGTTTCAGGCCAAGGGAAACGATGAAAATGGCAATTCGGGTGTTCAATAGGGAAAGGAACGATGGCGAGGTAATGAACTGTATGCCCGCGATCAAGGAGCGCGTTGATTCCGCGAAAGAGACGTTTACAAAAACCGCCGGGCTTGGGTCGATAATAGCAGGTTAAAATGCAGGAGGGCATAGGAGATATCAGGGGGAAATCGAACGCATTAAATTTTCATTGAGAAATTTAATGAAATACACATAATGTCGCATAATATATATTATGTTAAATTTCTACAGGGTAAAACCATGTAAGCGTATAGATTTATTAAATTTTACGAAAAAAACACCAGTTTTTTCTATTTTGGCACGCTTTTCCACTCGTCATCAACAAGCAATTCATGAGGCTTAAACGCTGTCTTATACTGCATTCCTTTGACCTTATTAATCCAATAGCCCAGGTAAAGATGATTGATTCCGTGACGCTGGCAGAACTCTATCAGGTAAAGAATATTAAGCGTACCCGGGCTTCGATTTCCCTGATCCGGATCAAAATAAAAATAGACCGCATTGAGCCAGTCATCGGAACAGTCAACAATTGCCACACCTAGCAATTGCTCAGCCACTCGATAGCGAATTTCAAAACATTTAGTCATTGAGGTAATAAAAAAACCACTGTAGTAGCTTTCTGCATTGGCTCGTCCGTCTGGAAAACGATTTTGGAGAAAACGATCCAGCAAAGCAAGATTTTCAGCAGACATTGTCAATGGTGCCAATCCCACGCTGACATCACGATTTTTTGCCCATACCCGCTTCTGGTTTCGATTTTGAGAAAATGCTTCTGGATTTAAGCGAATGGGGATACATTCTTGACAGCCTGAACAACGCATGGAATAGAGGCAATTTCCATTCCTTCGATACCCGTTCCTAAAGAAAAAATCCATAGTAGAATCAGGTAGCGATCCAAAAAACGCTTGATGATAGACTGCATGCTGAGGCATCCCGTAGGGGCATTCGGATGTTATATCAACGAAATACTGCTCTAACGAATCCCTGACACCATCTTCCTTCTGTTTATTTAACTCATCTACCGTCATTACTTCAGAATCCCTATCTTAATAGGCATAGTATGTTTTTCTTAGACCAACCCCTGATCAAGCATGGCATTCACCACCTTGACAAAACCGGCAATATTGGCTCCAGCCAAATAATTTTTTGGTAGCCCGTATTCTTCAGCGGCATCTATACAGGTTGTGTGGATGGATTTCATAATCCTGCGCAGATGTTTATCAACCTCATCTTCAGGCCAGGCAAGCCGCATGGAATTCTGTGACATCTCCAGTCCAGAGACGGCTACACCACCAGCATTGGCCGCCTTTCCAGGTCCATAAAGAATTTTATTTTCTACAAACAAGTCAATAGCATCAGGTGTGCATGGCATATTGGCTCCTTCGCAGACAAGACCTACACCATTTTGCAGGAGATGTTGCGCATCCAGCTCGTTGATCTCATTCTGGGTTGCGCAAGGCATTGCGCAGTCTGCTTTGTGATTCCAGAGCGGATTATAATCAATATCAGGATTGACCTCAGTGTAGACTGCTTGCGGATATTTTTCACAATATTCACGAAGACGCGCCCGCCGAATATTTTTCAACTGCATAACATGTTGGAGTTTTTCCGCATCAATGCCCTCTTCATCATAGATATATCCAGATGAGTCCGACAACGTAAGCACCCGACCACCCAGCTGAAGAATCTTTTCCGCAGTGTATTGGGCAACATTTCCAGACCCTGAAATTAAACAGTTTTTTCCTTCTAGGGATTCGCCACTCTCTGCCAGCATTTCCGCTGTAAAATAGACCAAACCATAGCCGGTGGCCTGCGGCCGGATCAGGCTACCACCCCAGCTCAGGCCTTTTCCAGTGATGACCCCGGTAAAC includes:
- the gdhA gene encoding NADP-specific glutamate dehydrogenase, whose translation is MENIPANIVQRDPDQKEFLQAVSELLETVKPVLDRNPEYRSQAIIERITEPERVIIFRVPWMDDQGRVQVNRGFRVEMNSAIGPYKGGLRFHPSVTLSIIKFLAFEQVFKNSLTTLQMGGGKGGADFDPKGRSDAEVMRFCQAFMTELSRHIGPNTDVPAGDIGVGAREIGYLFGMYKKIRNEFTGVITGKGLSWGGSLIRPQATGYGLVYFTAEMLAESGESLEGKNCLISGSGNVAQYTAEKILQLGGRVLTLSDSSGYIYDEEGIDAEKLQHVMQLKNIRRARLREYCEKYPQAVYTEVNPDIDYNPLWNHKADCAMPCATQNEINELDAQHLLQNGVGLVCEGANMPCTPDAIDLFVENKILYGPGKAANAGGVAVSGLEMSQNSMRLAWPEDEVDKHLRRIMKSIHTTCIDAAEEYGLPKNYLAGANIAGFVKVVNAMLDQGLV
- a CDS encoding glycosyltransferase — protein: MVKQIPLALFLRADTIKNHQIKKRRHLLIKIEYILEGLGVVGTNMYGVSQNLTDTVKGRHRILRPKSAGLLRNEIPFFPHFKKEAEKKQAPLRMACVGVLEKRKNQYFLLNIWRKMRDEKIYLYLYGTGPDENFLRNLVKKENISDRVLFKGWVPSEQIWPGIDLLLMPSLHEGAPNAVLEALATKTPVLASDIPEHKEILPQSSLLPLSDAEGWKEKLEAITDNPKSQLHQIIAEQKLADKHLQFDWDDKIVRCIVASPTDPA
- a CDS encoding glycosyltransferase family 2 protein, producing MKNDRTPAVNIVIPNWNGLRFLPACLSSIEQQQQDVVALEVTVVDNGSHDGSLEYLRENHPQVQIIVLPENRGFSAAVNQGILSSTAPFVFLLNNDTELDSTCLSQLMQVAEEQKEFDFFSPKMLSFHERTILDGAGDGYLRGGAGYRLGTMELDDPAYNQAGPIFGACAGAVLYRRSLFDHIGLFDEDFFAYLEDVDLNLRINHSGRKGYYVPTAKVYHIGSASSGSKINPFTIRLSTRNSFYVLLKNYPTRLFLRLLPVILIYQFFWLFFVMKKGQVPAYLQGMGQTVVGMRGMRRKRKETEKYDVLNNEEFAACLSLAEKAVLESIMRRRRAEGKKNWLLDLYRVFFCRN
- a CDS encoding glycosyltransferase family 2 protein: MNKTPTVSLIIPTLNGECWLDDLLSALEQQTLVPDEILLIDSGSTDGTLAIAKRYMSKHSFVRLHEIKQEDFDHGGTRTMAARKTAGDILLFMTQDAVPSDNKAVELLVRSFGSNEKIAAAYGRQLPAQDASFFSEHLRRFNYPDKPQLRCQQDWEFYGFKTVFISNSFAAWRRDLLEEQRYFPEHLLFGEDTVTLAKMLKKGYYVSYVSEAAVRHSHNYSITQDFKRYFDIGVLHETQAKHLLRNGGPAGAGRKYVLSELAMIAERKKYYLLPEAFLRNLCKFIAYKAGRRFNMLPGHCPARFSMNPGWWH
- a CDS encoding lysylphosphatidylglycerol synthase domain-containing protein; this translates as MVNNRFFLKILLSLGISLLLVALLINGIAGSAELAIRAKLFSVLTRTSRNALLLYMLASILQTFFRAVRYRVLLKSSVKNNEELPSLLHLFMVTMSRNMFTDMLPARLGELSYIAMLNLGFKVRADACLSSLALSFVFDLIALALLLLGMIGYQLFVSGVALWLVATLIVLLVICGLLLLALFPILQRVSKHLSNFFSISGKRGGRREKLVKLLRDTSISLQNAAQQGIIGRVLVLSLGVRIAKYLGLYLLFCGVVSGSFSDITQDVIHVVTALISAEASAGLPIPTFMSFGTYEAGGTLALVALGASKASSVVVMLALHIWSQCIDYAFGIGATILFTLSVINREDIFKKARNDKIRQWKILFCALVMLFFGLFFLGVQLWKTHKTGWVHPPSPGKGISVPSNAEQRTNPVFDNLHGFVIWSSNRFGNHDLVMLTLPELKLTRLTTDPHTEYFPRISPDGDKVLFCRSQEPWVSQRNKFAWDTWILDLATGTTRLVAKNANTPTWSTEGEKVYFVRQANQFVEYTLANQKEIVVFETGENHSLNDSIQLETPAWSKTKQALAVTLRGGARGTFIINKDKSIQQIGRGCQLNWPPDSSFLYLVDHQKTGGNAFFMVDQETLEKKLWFDAPGAFSHEYFPKISNTGDMLVFGASTGGHEHDRADYEIFLWPIGTPMGNTARLSFHTGNDNWPDIYLY
- a CDS encoding glycosyltransferase family 2 protein, producing MKLSIVIPIYNEEENINLLYDELKGVLKTIEHEHEIIFVDDGSSDASLSLLEKIQQQDKTVVVVSFRRNFGQTAAMSAGFDYATGDVIVTMDGDMQNDPHDIPIFLKKMEEGYELVSGWRHDRQDPFLNRRLPSMIANKIISVVTGVHLHDYGCTLKTFRKEITQGIRLYGEMHRFIPAIASGVGGKITEVKANHRPRRFGTSKYGISRTLRVVLDLMTVKFLLSYATRPIHVFGTLGLVSGGLGFLIALIMTVQRMFFDVPMGNRPLLLLAILLILMGMQFIYMGLLGELQVRTYHESQKKPIYVVRRVLGRQDQEEQAG
- a CDS encoding arginyltransferase, producing MTVDELNKQKEDGVRDSLEQYFVDITSECPYGMPQHAVYHQAFFGSLPDSTMDFFFRNGYRRNGNCLYSMRCSGCQECIPIRLNPEAFSQNRNQKRVWAKNRDVSVGLAPLTMSAENLALLDRFLQNRFPDGRANAESYYSGFFITSMTKCFEIRYRVAEQLLGVAIVDCSDDWLNAVYFYFDPDQGNRSPGTLNILYLIEFCQRHGINHLYLGYWINKVKGMQYKTAFKPHELLVDDEWKSVPK
- a CDS encoding sugar transferase; translation: MAPALSWNLRQRSSVIYKLLHILDCSLVCGYLWLLVFLYKVPWSRYYTWLELVVLVLSFICFQYLQMYRSWRGWRLYLEFFVILKAWAAVIGFLLFYFFILKVSEGYSRAVFLLWSLTTPFLIFLSHLIVRQLLRYYRTQGKNIRHAIIIGAGDLGLKMAQQLETIPWAGIEITGFFDDKLQDNSLKINDKPLLGRIDDVQEYLIHNDIDYIYIALPMRAELKIFWLLRECRDLGAQIFLVPDLYIFGLHHAEIQSVGDMLVLNFNPASGWKRTFDVIFSLCILLLSSPLMLIVMLFIKLDSKGPIFYRHRRITATGREFGCLKFRTMIVDADKKLHEILEKDPALAEEWSKNFKLKRDPRITRVGRFLRKTSLDEFPQFFNVLKGEMSVVGARPIVGRELKEYYKGNGEQSAGRYVSMKPGITGPWQVTDRSDVGNYKERVELDDWYVLNYSLVCDLKIIVKTVRCMFTGKGAY
- a CDS encoding glycosyltransferase family 2 protein encodes the protein MSEIAVIIVTHNSQDVLPRCLDALSQQTIPTDIILVDSGSKDISYLDTYRKKPGIRIILGENIGFSRANNRGYRAVSQAADFILFLNPDAFLTENTLEKSISFLQENEKIGCVGARLLGFNKNSGLPTNLLDSTGVFRKWYGCWYDRSQGEKDRGQYPIPEDVPALCGAFLFCRQFMLDQLALGQGQSNGTAIFDPDFFLYKEDIELCLRIKKAGWRIVYHPEIQVYHCRGWQKKRQQIAYQQRLTAAKSELLLYKKHPSLYIVWAWSKYLLVRWLKI